One stretch of Clavibacter californiensis DNA includes these proteins:
- a CDS encoding PIG-L family deacetylase: MTSGPQPAHPLDAEVPARVRLASGAVPPGDDRPGPAVALVRAALAETPPGPAWTTERALALAVALGDAGARPGAGRTADLWEALATLAAADLGIARTVEPHLDALAILDQERDAAGEDGATGDATHAGDAAARTWGVFAAEGGGDPLTAVADADGPDAVRLSGTKPWCSLAGSLTHALITAADDDGSRGLFAVDLRQPGVEVVPGAWVARGLVEVPSGPLRMRDVPARRVGAPGWYLERPGFHWGGIQVAACWYGGAVGLARTLLRAASREGADRLLLMHLGAVDAALDGARASLAEAAGLVDRGLASGEEGRLLAKRVRAVVARAVDETLTHAAHALGPAPLAQDADHAKRVADLGLYVRQHHAERDDASLGGALAEVARRRASDADAEATTTATTTDTATATAAGPATGTDATPAMSVAFDAREPGTDAGAWDADPRWDALDAPDLTGMAGLLVVSAHADDESIGAAGLMATAAARGVPVTLAIVTDGAASHPGSPTRTPDELVALRRDEARAALDEVAPAARLVLLGHPDGGIRERRDAVRDDLAALLADAAPGTWVAAPWRGDGHRDHRVTGEVVAELVGALPAGRGIRLVEYPVWMWHWATPDDPRVPWAQMRALPLDARVREAKRAAIRAHASQVDPLSDAPEDAAVLQPGFLRHADRDREVLIVSDDATATPSAAERFDAAYARAEDPWRVTTRWYERRKRLATLAALPDERYRRALEIGCSIGVTTAGLAERVDELLAVDVAPTAVERARVRLADAPHVRLEVRDMGADWPAGQFDLVVMSEVGYYLDDAAFDRVLAALPGALGATGTLVACHWRHPEGDFRRTGDEVHARLAAVPGLHVLARHEEDDFLLEVLSADPRSVAVRTGLR; this comes from the coding sequence GTGACATCCGGCCCCCAGCCCGCCCACCCCCTCGACGCGGAGGTCCCCGCGCGCGTCCGCCTCGCATCCGGCGCGGTGCCGCCGGGCGATGACCGGCCGGGACCCGCCGTCGCGCTCGTGCGCGCGGCGCTCGCGGAGACGCCCCCGGGGCCGGCGTGGACGACTGAGCGGGCTCTGGCGCTCGCGGTCGCGCTCGGCGACGCCGGCGCGCGGCCGGGTGCGGGCCGCACGGCGGATCTCTGGGAGGCGCTCGCGACGCTCGCCGCGGCCGACCTCGGCATCGCGCGGACGGTCGAGCCGCACCTGGACGCGCTCGCGATCCTCGATCAGGAGCGGGACGCCGCGGGCGAGGACGGCGCCACGGGCGACGCTACGCACGCGGGCGACGCCGCGGCGCGCACCTGGGGCGTGTTCGCGGCCGAGGGCGGCGGGGATCCGCTGACGGCCGTGGCGGACGCCGACGGGCCGGACGCGGTGCGCCTGTCCGGCACGAAGCCGTGGTGCTCGCTCGCCGGCTCGCTGACGCACGCCCTCATCACCGCCGCGGACGATGACGGCTCGCGCGGCCTCTTCGCGGTGGACCTCCGACAGCCCGGGGTCGAGGTCGTGCCCGGCGCGTGGGTCGCCCGCGGGCTCGTGGAGGTGCCGAGCGGGCCGCTGCGCATGCGCGACGTGCCGGCGCGACGCGTGGGCGCGCCCGGCTGGTACCTCGAGCGGCCCGGGTTCCACTGGGGCGGGATCCAGGTCGCGGCCTGCTGGTACGGCGGCGCGGTCGGGCTGGCGCGCACGCTGCTCCGGGCCGCGTCCCGCGAGGGCGCCGACCGACTGCTGCTCATGCACCTGGGGGCCGTGGACGCGGCGCTCGACGGCGCGCGCGCGTCCCTCGCCGAGGCCGCCGGGCTGGTCGACCGCGGGCTCGCTTCGGGCGAGGAGGGGCGGCTGCTCGCGAAGCGGGTGCGCGCCGTCGTCGCCCGCGCGGTGGACGAGACCCTGACCCATGCGGCGCACGCGCTCGGGCCGGCGCCGCTCGCGCAGGACGCGGATCACGCCAAGCGCGTGGCCGACCTCGGGCTGTACGTGCGGCAGCACCACGCGGAGCGCGACGACGCGTCCCTCGGCGGGGCGCTCGCGGAGGTGGCGCGGCGGCGGGCCTCGGATGCGGACGCGGAGGCGACGACGACGGCGACGACGACGGACACCGCCACGGCCACGGCAGCCGGTCCGGCGACCGGGACCGACGCGACGCCCGCGATGAGCGTCGCGTTCGACGCGCGCGAGCCCGGCACCGACGCGGGCGCCTGGGACGCGGATCCGCGCTGGGACGCGCTCGACGCGCCCGACCTCACGGGGATGGCCGGGCTTCTCGTGGTCTCCGCGCACGCCGACGACGAGTCGATCGGCGCCGCGGGGCTGATGGCGACCGCGGCCGCGCGCGGCGTGCCGGTGACCCTCGCGATCGTGACGGACGGCGCCGCCTCGCACCCCGGATCCCCCACGCGCACACCCGACGAGCTCGTCGCCCTCCGCCGCGACGAGGCCCGCGCCGCCCTCGACGAGGTCGCGCCCGCCGCCCGGCTCGTGCTCCTCGGGCACCCCGACGGCGGGATCCGCGAGCGCCGCGACGCCGTGCGCGACGACCTCGCCGCGCTCCTCGCCGACGCCGCGCCGGGCACCTGGGTCGCGGCACCGTGGCGCGGCGACGGGCACCGGGACCACCGCGTCACGGGCGAGGTCGTCGCCGAGCTGGTGGGCGCGCTGCCCGCCGGGCGCGGGATCCGGCTCGTGGAGTACCCGGTGTGGATGTGGCACTGGGCGACGCCCGACGACCCGCGCGTCCCGTGGGCCCAGATGCGCGCGCTGCCGCTCGACGCGCGCGTGCGGGAGGCCAAGCGGGCCGCGATCCGTGCGCACGCCAGCCAGGTGGATCCGCTGTCCGACGCCCCCGAGGACGCGGCCGTGCTGCAGCCCGGGTTCCTCCGGCACGCCGACCGCGACCGCGAGGTGCTGATCGTGTCCGACGACGCGACCGCGACGCCCTCCGCCGCCGAGCGCTTCGACGCCGCGTACGCCCGGGCCGAGGATCCGTGGCGCGTCACGACCCGCTGGTACGAGCGCCGCAAGCGCCTCGCCACCCTGGCGGCGCTGCCCGACGAGCGGTACCGCCGGGCGCTCGAGATCGGCTGCTCCATCGGCGTGACGACGGCCGGTCTCGCCGAGCGCGTGGACGAGCTGCTGGCCGTGGACGTCGCGCCGACCGCGGTCGAGCGGGCGCGCGTGCGCCTCGCCGACGCCCCGCACGTGCGCCTCGAGGTGCGCGACATGGGCGCCGACTGGCCGGCCGGCCAGTTCGACCTCGTCGTGATGAGCGAGGTCGGCTACTACCTCGACGACGCCGCGTTCGACCGCGTGCTCGCGGCCCTGCCCGGCGCCCTCGGCGCCACCGGCACGCTGGTCGCCTGCCACTGGCGGCACCCGGAGGGCGACTTCCGGCGCACGGGCGACGAGGTGCACGCGCGGCTCGCCGCCGTCCCCGGGCTGCACGTGCTGGCGCGGCACGAGGAGGACGACTTCCTGCTCGAGGTGCTGTCGGCGGATCCGCGCTCGGTCGCCGTGCGCACGGGGCTGCGGTGA
- a CDS encoding sterol carrier family protein, translating to MAKARIHPTVGQPAVRAALAQGADADRETRATAVRFLLQSLADLAPGGTVEVRVPPFGAVQCIEGPGHTRGTPPNVIETDPATWIALATGGSTWDAGVEAGAVRASGLRADLRGLLPVPWELPADR from the coding sequence ATGGCCAAGGCGCGCATCCATCCCACCGTCGGACAGCCCGCCGTGCGGGCCGCGCTCGCCCAGGGCGCCGACGCCGATCGGGAGACGCGGGCCACCGCGGTCCGCTTCCTGCTGCAGTCGCTTGCGGATCTCGCACCCGGCGGCACCGTCGAGGTGCGCGTCCCGCCGTTCGGCGCCGTCCAGTGCATCGAGGGCCCGGGCCACACGCGCGGCACGCCCCCGAACGTCATCGAGACCGATCCCGCCACGTGGATCGCGCTCGCCACGGGCGGCTCGACCTGGGACGCGGGCGTCGAGGCGGGCGCCGTGCGCGCGTCCGGGCTCCGCGCCGACCTCCGGGGCCTCCTCCCCGTGCCGTGGGAGCTCCCGGCCGATCGCTGA
- a CDS encoding cytochrome c oxidase assembly protein, with protein MPPNSPLPTAAATPRAAAPDGLDDIAFETRTAQLRLPRVSGRSALLWLCLPLAVAVMLLSALFTGATTTTLLVDPGDVVRYGLPIARVIHDAAAAITIGLLVVAAFALPGQAKRPGMASLAQWKATRWASRAAAVWLAAGIAVLALSGANVIGVPLTSPTFRGQFAYFATRLELGQTLVASLACIAVVLGVTMWTQRVTGIGIAAGAALLALLPLSLSGHAAGTYEHANAVNSLGIHLIGVTVWAGGLVAVILLQRHVRGALPAVVRRYSTLAGWAFVAVALSGIINASLRLGGPLDLVTTPYGVLLLLKTALLLGLGLAGWAHRRILIPGLVRDATRRTAFLRLAVGEVVAMSVAMGVSVALSRSAPPVPQTSVADVDPRASLIGFTFPDPVTTGRMLTAFHPDHLFLAGAVVLAGLYLVAVRRLRVRGDAWSPARTVPWLAGCALLVYATSGGPGVYGAVHFSTHMIQHMLLMMYVPPLLVLGAPVLLLLRTVPARRDGSRGVREWVLAATHSRYSALVTHPVVAAGVFAGSLVAFYWTGWFEWSLQTHQGHLLMCVHFLISGYLFFFVLIGVDPGPRRPPYPIRLIILLATMAFHAFFGLSIMSGTSILAIDFWHQLGIQTDAQLLADQAAGGGIAWGAGELPVVLVALMVVRQWSTSETRAARRYDRAALRDDDAELRAYNANLQAIDRHDRGAEPTA; from the coding sequence GTGCCCCCGAACTCCCCCCTGCCCACCGCCGCCGCCACTCCGCGGGCCGCCGCGCCCGACGGCCTCGACGACATCGCGTTCGAGACGCGCACCGCCCAGCTGCGGTTGCCGCGCGTCTCGGGACGATCGGCGCTCCTCTGGCTGTGCCTGCCGCTCGCCGTCGCGGTGATGCTCCTCAGCGCCCTGTTCACGGGTGCCACCACGACGACCCTGCTGGTCGACCCCGGCGACGTCGTCCGGTACGGCCTGCCCATCGCGCGAGTGATCCACGACGCCGCCGCCGCGATCACCATCGGCCTGCTCGTGGTCGCGGCCTTCGCCCTCCCGGGGCAGGCGAAGCGGCCGGGCATGGCGAGCCTCGCGCAGTGGAAGGCCACGCGCTGGGCGTCGCGCGCCGCCGCCGTGTGGCTGGCCGCCGGCATCGCCGTGCTCGCCCTCTCGGGCGCGAACGTGATCGGCGTGCCCCTCACGTCGCCCACCTTCCGCGGTCAGTTCGCCTACTTCGCGACCCGGCTGGAGCTCGGGCAGACGCTCGTCGCGTCGCTGGCGTGCATCGCCGTGGTGCTGGGCGTCACGATGTGGACCCAGCGCGTCACGGGGATCGGGATCGCCGCGGGAGCGGCCCTGCTGGCGCTCCTCCCGCTCTCGCTCTCCGGCCACGCGGCGGGCACCTACGAGCATGCGAACGCGGTGAACAGCCTCGGGATCCACCTCATCGGCGTCACGGTCTGGGCCGGCGGGCTCGTGGCCGTGATCCTCCTCCAGCGGCACGTGCGCGGCGCGCTGCCCGCGGTCGTCCGTCGCTACTCGACGCTCGCCGGGTGGGCGTTCGTCGCGGTCGCGCTCTCCGGGATCATCAACGCGTCGCTCCGCCTGGGCGGGCCGCTCGACCTGGTGACCACCCCGTACGGCGTGCTGCTGCTCCTCAAGACGGCGCTGCTCCTGGGGCTCGGCCTCGCGGGCTGGGCCCACCGCCGCATCCTGATCCCGGGCCTCGTCCGCGACGCGACCCGCCGCACCGCGTTCCTCCGGCTCGCGGTCGGCGAGGTCGTGGCCATGTCCGTCGCGATGGGCGTGTCCGTGGCGCTCAGCCGGAGCGCGCCGCCGGTCCCGCAGACCTCCGTCGCCGACGTGGATCCGCGCGCCTCGCTCATCGGGTTCACGTTCCCCGACCCGGTGACGACCGGGCGGATGCTGACCGCGTTCCATCCCGACCACCTCTTCCTCGCCGGGGCCGTCGTGCTCGCCGGCCTGTACCTCGTGGCCGTGCGTCGGCTGCGGGTCCGCGGCGACGCGTGGTCGCCCGCCCGCACGGTGCCGTGGCTCGCCGGCTGCGCCCTCCTCGTGTACGCGACCAGCGGCGGGCCCGGCGTCTACGGCGCCGTGCACTTCAGCACGCACATGATCCAGCACATGCTGCTGATGATGTACGTGCCGCCGCTGCTCGTGCTCGGCGCCCCCGTGCTGCTCCTGCTCCGCACCGTCCCGGCGCGGCGCGACGGCAGCCGCGGCGTCCGCGAGTGGGTGCTCGCCGCCACGCACTCCCGCTACTCGGCGCTCGTGACGCACCCGGTCGTCGCCGCCGGCGTCTTCGCCGGCAGCCTGGTCGCGTTCTACTGGACCGGCTGGTTCGAGTGGTCGCTGCAGACCCACCAGGGGCACCTGCTGATGTGCGTGCACTTCCTCATCAGCGGCTACCTGTTCTTCTTCGTGCTGATCGGGGTGGATCCCGGGCCGCGCCGTCCGCCGTACCCGATCCGCCTCATCATCCTGCTCGCGACGATGGCGTTCCACGCGTTCTTCGGGCTGTCGATCATGTCGGGCACGTCGATCCTCGCGATCGACTTCTGGCACCAGCTCGGCATACAGACGGACGCGCAGCTGCTCGCGGACCAGGCCGCGGGCGGTGGGATCGCGTGGGGCGCGGGCGAGCTACCCGTCGTCCTCGTGGCGCTCATGGTGGTGCGGCAGTGGTCGACGTCCGAGACGCGCGCCGCCCGGCGCTACGACCGCGCCGCCCTCCGCGACGACGACGCGGAGCTGCGCGCCTACAACGCGAACCTGCAGGCCATCGACCGGCACGATCGCGGCGCGGAGCCGACCGCATGA
- a CDS encoding glycosyltransferase translates to MTSGSAAAAGVEPAPRIRAVTVVIPARDEEALVGRCLASVEVAAARARADGVRVRVILVADDCRDRTAEVARAAGVEVIESAAGRVGAARAQGVDAARAGWDGDDAEHWIACTDADSAVPPAWITSQLELADAGADVVVGTVRPELEDLSPDQVAAWRATRVAGHANGHVHGANLGVRADAYAAAGGFPAVAEHEDVDLVGRLRALDARITASAAGEVLTSSRREGRTPGGYAGYLHVSLLERAREREMERQRAAGCDSPCVPAG, encoded by the coding sequence GTGACGAGCGGATCGGCCGCGGCGGCCGGGGTCGAGCCGGCCCCGCGGATCCGCGCGGTCACGGTCGTCATCCCGGCGCGCGACGAGGAGGCGCTGGTCGGCCGCTGCCTCGCGTCGGTCGAGGTCGCCGCGGCCCGCGCACGGGCGGACGGGGTGCGAGTGCGCGTGATCCTCGTGGCCGACGACTGCAGGGACCGCACCGCCGAGGTGGCGCGCGCCGCGGGCGTCGAGGTCATCGAGAGCGCCGCCGGGCGCGTGGGCGCCGCGCGCGCCCAGGGCGTCGACGCGGCCCGCGCGGGCTGGGACGGCGACGACGCCGAGCACTGGATCGCGTGCACCGACGCCGACTCCGCGGTGCCGCCCGCGTGGATCACGAGCCAGCTCGAGCTCGCGGACGCGGGGGCCGACGTGGTCGTCGGCACCGTCCGCCCCGAGCTGGAGGACCTCAGCCCGGATCAGGTCGCCGCCTGGCGCGCGACCCGAGTCGCCGGCCACGCCAACGGGCACGTGCACGGCGCGAACCTCGGCGTGCGCGCGGACGCCTACGCCGCGGCCGGCGGCTTCCCGGCCGTCGCGGAGCACGAGGACGTCGACCTGGTGGGCAGGCTCCGGGCGCTCGACGCGCGGATCACGGCGTCGGCGGCCGGTGAGGTGCTCACGTCGAGCCGCCGCGAGGGGCGCACCCCCGGCGGGTACGCGGGCTACCTGCACGTATCGCTGCTGGAGCGGGCGCGCGAGCGGGAGATGGAGCGCCAGCGTGCCGCGGGCTGCGACAGCCCCTGCGTGCCGGCGGGCTGA
- the purF gene encoding amidophosphoribosyltransferase — MCGIVGVVSSEPVNQLVYDSLLLLQHRGQDSTGIATAEGNTFHVKKLSGQVREAFRTRDMRSLLGTMGLGHVRYATRGSAADEDEAQPFYVNAPYGIVLVHNGNLTNTRELAQELFHVDRRHTNTSSDTELLVNVLAHELQSQVSGLALDPDQVFTAVERVHERVQGSYASIAMIAGHGMLAFRDPFGIRPLTLGRRELEGGRMEWVVASESLVMESLGYEIVRDVRPGEAVFITMDGEMHARQCHPAPRLIPCAFEFVYLARPDSVMSGIGVYDSRLRMGNRLAATIAEHSPAGDIDVVMPIPDSARPSAMQVAQTLGIEYREGFYKNRYVGRTFIMPGQAQRKKSVRQKLNAMSSEFKGKNILIVDDSIVRGTTSREIVTMARQAGANKVTFTSAAPPVRYPHVYGINMPSRQELIAHGRKIPEIAQELGADHLIYQEVADMRDAILEGSTGVEDLEMSCFTGEYITGNVTPEYLSWLERTQLS; from the coding sequence ATGTGCGGCATCGTCGGCGTCGTATCGTCCGAACCCGTCAACCAACTCGTCTACGACAGCCTCCTGCTCCTGCAGCACCGCGGTCAGGACTCCACCGGCATCGCCACGGCGGAGGGCAACACCTTCCACGTGAAGAAGCTCAGCGGACAGGTCCGCGAGGCCTTCCGCACGCGCGACATGCGGTCGCTCCTCGGCACGATGGGCCTCGGCCACGTGCGCTACGCGACCCGCGGCAGCGCAGCCGACGAGGACGAGGCGCAGCCGTTCTACGTGAACGCGCCCTACGGCATCGTGCTGGTGCACAACGGCAACCTCACCAACACGCGGGAGCTGGCGCAGGAGCTCTTCCACGTGGATCGCCGCCACACCAACACGAGCTCCGACACCGAGCTGCTCGTCAACGTCCTCGCGCACGAGCTGCAGTCGCAGGTGTCCGGCCTGGCGCTGGATCCCGACCAGGTCTTCACGGCCGTCGAGCGCGTGCACGAGCGCGTCCAGGGCTCGTACGCGTCCATCGCGATGATCGCCGGGCACGGCATGCTCGCGTTCCGCGACCCGTTCGGGATCCGCCCGCTCACGCTCGGCCGCCGCGAGCTCGAGGGCGGCCGCATGGAGTGGGTCGTGGCGAGCGAGTCGCTCGTGATGGAGTCGCTCGGCTACGAGATCGTGCGCGACGTCCGGCCCGGCGAGGCCGTGTTCATCACCATGGACGGCGAGATGCACGCGCGCCAGTGCCACCCGGCGCCGCGCCTCATCCCTTGCGCCTTCGAGTTCGTGTACCTCGCGCGGCCCGACTCGGTCATGTCCGGCATCGGCGTCTACGACTCGCGCCTGCGCATGGGCAACCGGCTGGCGGCGACCATCGCGGAGCACAGCCCGGCGGGCGACATCGACGTGGTCATGCCCATCCCCGACTCGGCCCGGCCGTCGGCCATGCAGGTCGCGCAGACGCTCGGCATCGAGTACCGCGAGGGCTTCTACAAGAACCGCTACGTCGGCCGGACCTTCATCATGCCGGGGCAGGCGCAGCGCAAGAAGTCGGTGCGGCAGAAGCTCAACGCGATGAGCTCGGAGTTCAAGGGCAAGAACATCCTCATCGTCGACGACTCCATCGTCCGCGGCACGACGAGCCGCGAGATCGTGACCATGGCGCGCCAGGCCGGCGCCAACAAGGTGACGTTCACGTCGGCCGCGCCGCCGGTGCGCTACCCGCACGTGTACGGGATCAACATGCCGTCGCGGCAGGAGCTCATCGCCCACGGGCGGAAGATCCCGGAGATCGCGCAGGAACTCGGCGCCGACCACCTCATCTACCAGGAGGTCGCGGACATGCGCGACGCGATCCTCGAGGGATCCACCGGCGTGGAGGACCTCGAGATGAGCTGCTTCACGGGCGAGTACATCACCGGCAACGTGACGCCGGAGTACCTGTCCTGGCTGGAGCGCACGCAGCTCAGCTGA
- a CDS encoding phosphoribosylaminoimidazolesuccinocarboxamide synthase translates to MSAGTPAGHAADWDLPGWEHAYSGKVRELFSPAIDDTEDRSLEGEPHVLVVATDRVSAYDFALEPGIPGKGELLTQLSLWWFDRLDVPNHLVDGATLDRIGIPEQVHGRAMLCRVLEMLPIECVVRGYLAGSGWEEYRQHGTVCGIPLPAGLAQGDRLPEPIYTPAWKAPQGEHDENITFARTEELVGHEEAARLRDLSLDVYRRASAIAEERGVILADTKFEFGIDPRTGVTTLADEVLTSDSSRYWDAEAYATGNRTDSFDKQIVRDWLAANWDRTGTPPVLPQEIVERTAERYRELIARLTGR, encoded by the coding sequence ATGAGCGCCGGGACGCCCGCCGGCCACGCCGCCGACTGGGACCTCCCGGGCTGGGAGCACGCGTACTCGGGCAAGGTCCGCGAGCTGTTCAGCCCCGCGATCGACGACACGGAGGACCGCTCGCTCGAAGGCGAGCCCCACGTGCTGGTCGTCGCGACCGACCGCGTGAGCGCCTACGACTTCGCTCTCGAGCCCGGGATCCCCGGCAAGGGCGAGCTGCTCACCCAGCTCAGCCTGTGGTGGTTCGACCGGCTCGACGTCCCGAACCACCTCGTCGATGGCGCCACCCTCGACCGCATCGGCATCCCGGAGCAGGTGCACGGGCGCGCCATGCTCTGCCGCGTGCTCGAGATGCTGCCCATCGAGTGCGTCGTGCGCGGCTACCTCGCGGGATCCGGCTGGGAGGAGTACCGGCAGCACGGCACGGTGTGCGGGATCCCGCTGCCGGCCGGCCTCGCGCAGGGCGATCGCCTCCCCGAACCGATCTACACGCCCGCGTGGAAGGCGCCGCAGGGCGAGCACGACGAGAACATCACGTTCGCGCGCACCGAGGAGCTCGTGGGGCACGAGGAGGCGGCGCGTCTCCGCGACCTGTCGCTCGACGTGTACCGCCGCGCGTCGGCCATCGCGGAGGAGCGCGGCGTGATCCTCGCGGACACCAAGTTCGAGTTCGGCATCGACCCGCGCACGGGCGTCACCACGCTCGCGGACGAGGTGCTCACGAGCGACTCGTCGAGGTACTGGGACGCGGAGGCGTACGCGACGGGCAACCGCACGGACAGCTTCGACAAGCAGATCGTGCGCGACTGGCTGGCGGCGAACTGGGATCGCACCGGGACGCCGCCCGTGCTGCCGCAGGAGATCGTGGAGCGGACGGCGGAGCGGTACCGGGAGCTCATCGCGCGGCTGACCGGGCGCTAG
- a CDS encoding MarR family winged helix-turn-helix transcriptional regulator has product MLERLRDYTTAFYESVRQLAAAVGLPMTDTTALAEVIWAETAGRALSPARLSEKLHLTSGATTALINRLEGGGHLERSRESADRRVVTLRPTAASRARVMDVLQGAQADVDRALDGFTAEQLRTAAAVVRAVADGTAAGTRTMTGDGATRS; this is encoded by the coding sequence GTGCTCGAGCGGCTCCGGGACTACACGACCGCGTTCTACGAGTCGGTGCGGCAGCTGGCCGCGGCGGTCGGGCTGCCGATGACGGACACGACGGCGCTCGCCGAGGTGATCTGGGCGGAGACCGCCGGTCGCGCGCTGTCCCCGGCCCGCCTGTCGGAGAAGCTCCACCTGACCTCGGGGGCGACGACCGCGCTCATCAACCGGCTCGAGGGCGGCGGCCACCTCGAGCGGAGCCGGGAGAGCGCCGACCGGCGGGTGGTCACGCTGCGGCCGACCGCCGCGTCCCGGGCGCGCGTGATGGACGTGCTGCAGGGCGCGCAGGCCGACGTCGACCGGGCCCTCGACGGGTTCACCGCCGAGCAGCTCCGCACGGCGGCCGCCGTCGTGCGGGCGGTCGCGGACGGGACCGCGGCGGGCACCCGCACCATGACGGGCGATGGCGCGACGCGGAGCTGA
- the purD gene encoding phosphoribosylamine--glycine ligase, whose product MKILVLGSGAREHAIVTALLREDAGHEIVAAPGNAGIARAVPVVKMDIDDPVVVAEHALAEGFELVVVGPEAPLVAGVADALRTRGIPVFGPGRAAAALEGSKTFAKRIMEEAGVPTGRAAQAGTVDEVEAALDEYGAPYVIKADGLAAGKGVLVTADRTLALEHARHYLGQGTVLVEEFLAGQEVSLFLLSDGHDVVPLSPAQDYKRLGDGDAGPNTGGMGAYSPLPWLPAGFVDEVIDTIALPTVRKLAEEQTPFIGLLYCGLILTADGIRVIEFNARFGDPETQVVLPRLVTPLSQLLLAAASGELGGVARPEFSDDVAVTVVIASEGYPEAPRTGRVIEGVEEAERVEGVSIAHAATAESEAGLVATGGRVLSVVATGASFVEARSRVYEAVGRLSLDGSQHRTDIAAQVIR is encoded by the coding sequence GTGAAGATCCTGGTACTCGGTTCCGGTGCGCGCGAGCACGCCATCGTCACGGCCCTGCTCCGGGAGGATGCGGGCCACGAGATCGTCGCGGCGCCCGGCAACGCGGGGATAGCGCGCGCCGTGCCCGTGGTGAAGATGGACATCGACGACCCGGTCGTCGTGGCCGAGCACGCGCTCGCGGAGGGCTTCGAGCTGGTCGTCGTGGGGCCGGAGGCGCCTCTCGTCGCCGGGGTCGCGGACGCGCTCCGCACGCGAGGCATCCCGGTCTTCGGGCCGGGCCGCGCCGCCGCCGCGCTCGAGGGCTCGAAGACCTTCGCCAAGCGCATCATGGAGGAGGCGGGCGTGCCCACGGGCCGCGCCGCCCAGGCCGGCACCGTCGACGAGGTCGAGGCCGCGCTCGACGAGTACGGCGCCCCCTACGTCATCAAGGCCGACGGCCTCGCCGCCGGCAAGGGCGTGCTGGTCACCGCCGACCGCACGCTCGCCCTCGAGCACGCCCGCCACTACCTCGGCCAGGGCACGGTGCTCGTGGAGGAGTTCCTCGCCGGGCAGGAGGTGTCGCTCTTCCTCCTCTCCGACGGGCACGACGTGGTCCCCCTCTCCCCCGCGCAGGACTACAAGCGCCTGGGCGACGGCGACGCCGGACCGAACACGGGCGGCATGGGCGCGTACTCGCCGCTGCCGTGGCTGCCTGCGGGCTTCGTCGACGAGGTCATCGACACCATCGCGCTGCCCACCGTGCGGAAGCTCGCGGAGGAGCAGACGCCGTTCATCGGGCTGCTCTACTGCGGGCTCATCCTCACCGCGGACGGGATCCGGGTCATCGAGTTCAACGCGCGCTTCGGGGACCCGGAGACGCAGGTCGTGCTGCCCCGCCTCGTCACGCCGCTCTCGCAGCTGCTGCTCGCGGCCGCGTCGGGCGAGCTCGGCGGGGTCGCGCGGCCGGAGTTCTCCGACGACGTCGCGGTCACCGTGGTGATCGCGAGCGAGGGCTACCCGGAGGCGCCCCGGACGGGGCGCGTCATCGAGGGCGTGGAGGAGGCGGAGCGCGTCGAGGGCGTGAGCATCGCGCACGCCGCCACCGCGGAGTCGGAGGCGGGGCTCGTCGCCACGGGCGGGCGCGTGCTCAGCGTGGTCGCGACCGGCGCGTCGTTCGTGGAGGCGCGATCGCGCGTCTACGAGGCCGTCGGCAGGTTGTCGCTCGACGGGTCGCAGCACCGCACGGACATCGCCGCGCAGGTCATCCGATGA